The DNA segment ATAAAGTATTTGCTGATGGTTGCAGGTTAGCCAGTAATGGTATTTTACGGGCGGAGGTGTTGAAATCATCCATATTTAAAGCAATACCAATACGGCCCGCTATGGCCAGCAGGTGAATAATAAAATTGGTAGAACCACCAATGGCCGCATTAACGGTAATGGCATTTTCAAAAGCCAGCCTTGTAAGGATGTCTGAAGGTTTTCAGGTCTTCGCGCACCATGTCAACAATTCGGTTGCCGGATAGATGCGCCAAAACTTTTCGCTGGAATCGGCAGCGGGGATGGCCGCGTTCTCTGCCAGTGAAAGCCCCAGCGATTCCACCATGCAGGCCATAGTTGATGCAGTACCCATCACAGCGCAATGCCCCTGGCTCCGGGCCATGCAGGCTTCGGCGGTGTAAAGGTCCTCATCGTTCATTTGCCCGGTTTGATGATCGGCAAAAAAACGCCAGATATCTGATGTGCCTATATCTCTGCCCCGGTATTTACCGGTTAGCATAGCCCCGCCGAAACAACAATAGTGGAATATTAACACTGCAGGCCCCCATCACCAATGCAGGCGTGGTTTTGTCACAGCCGCAAAGTAACACTACACCATCCAGCGGATTGGCGCGAATGCTTTCCTCCACATCCATACTTACCAGGTTTCGGTATAGCATAGCAGTAGGTTTAACCAAAGTTTCACCTAATGACATTACCGGAAACTCAACCGGGTAACCGCCTGCCTCGTAAATGCCGTTTTTTACAGATTGCGCCAATTCCCGGAAATGAGCATTGCAGGGTGTAAGTTCCGACCATGTATTACAGATGCCTATCACAGGTTTGCCTTGCAGCTGATGTGCCGGAATGCCCTGGTTTTTTCATCCATGCACGATATATAAAACCATCCTTGCCCTTTTTACCAAACCATTGCCGGCTCCGTAGCGGTTTATCCTCCATAAAGATGTATTGTGTTTAAACTGGTTGTTCAACAAATATAGATTTCTGTAAATCGTTTTAGGTATTTGTAAATAAAAAGTTAGAAACTCTTTTAAATTAATACGAATCCATAAAGTATAATTAATTGTAAGTGATTAGTAAGCTGCACCAGCGGTGCAAAAGGTTGTAGAAAAACAAAACGGATCAAATTTTTAGTGTGCCAGAGGTACACAACTTAGCGTCGGTGTGAGCTATCGGCGATTATCTTTCTATATAATAGGGCATTGCAAATGCTGAACCCAATGATGGCGGTTCCCTGATTTTTCTGCGTGCCACTGCCTACTCACAACTGCCAACTGAATTAAGGGCGTTCCTTTCGGGCGGGCTATCCGCTGCAAGTCCTCGCTTTGCCGGCACGCGGGGCCAATAACGCGCTGC comes from the Henckelia pumila isolate YLH828 chromosome 1, ASM3356847v2, whole genome shotgun sequence genome and includes:
- the LOC140874094 gene encoding LOW QUALITY PROTEIN: uncharacterized protein (The sequence of the model RefSeq protein was modified relative to this genomic sequence to represent the inferred CDS: inserted 6 bases in 5 codons; deleted 5 bases in 5 codons), whose product is MEDKPLRSRQWFGKKGKDGFIYRAWMKNQGIPAHQLQGKPVIGICNTWSELTPCNAHFRELAQSVKNGIYEAGGYPVEFPVMSLGETLVKPTAMLYRNLVSMDVEESIRANPLDGVVLLCGCDKTTPALVMGACSVNIPLLLFXGGAMLTGKYRGRDIGTSDIWRFFADHQTGQMNDEDLYTAEACMARSQGHCAVMGTASTMACMVESLGLSLAENAAIPAADXQRKVLAHLSGNRIVDMVREDLKPSDILTRLAFENAITVNAAIGGSTNFIIHLLAIAGRIGIALNMDDFNTSARKIPLLANLQPSXKYFMEDFYYAGVCGTDEELHEQLNSDAITVSGHPISENYENSECFNRDLIAPVDNPFNPTAGITVLKGNLCQNGAVIKPSAASTALMQHTGKAVVFXNIEDFNHRINDPALDVDKDSVLVLKNAGPKGYPGMPEVGNMLIPKKLADQGVTDMVRISDGRMSGTGFGTVVLHVSPEAAIGGTLAIVQDGDMIKLDVPAGTLHLELSDEEIAERKSNWXLNNNISKRGYTYLYQTHVEQAHLGADLDFLKGSSGARF